Part of the Vitis vinifera cultivar Pinot Noir 40024 chromosome 13, ASM3070453v1 genome is shown below.
aaaaatatatcatttttaaaaacaaatttgacatatttttagttattttttatatacataaatttattttccaagatgtttgatttttaaataataataataacaatttatttttatttttttggaaaatggtggatttttttttaaatcattaaattaaattttattgaggtttacaaggaataaaatttaaattaatatttttttactttttttataatcaataaatatcattttcccGTTCAAAtccttcttttcaatttttacgcTTCCTcttgtttaaataataaacttatccGGACCAAAACAATATTGTCCCTACAATTATTGTCCACTGTCACTGTCAGCCATCAACATCCTTTATGATAAATCGGACAACCAGACAAATATTCATCATCTGAGATTCTGAATCGCCCCACTTTCTCCCCTAATCCTTGCCTTCACGGCTTCAACCACCCTTCGCCACTTATCGGGCAACCAGCCAAATATTCTTCATCTGAATTGCCTCACTTTCCCTCTGCCACTTGCCTTCACCCCTTCACCCACCCCTCCCCACCTCACTTGGAGAAAGATAGAGGGAGTTGCAGTGCAGCCATGGCAGCCACCAGCATTGATAATTCCCCACTTCCTAGCCAAAGGTAAAACAGAGAAAACCCCCTTTTCATAACATCTGATTTGTGGGTCTGAGCTACTTTAATATGAATACTTGTTTCAATTATGTAGGGTTTCATTAATAATGACTAGGGTTTCATATGTTCATGGGATTTGGGTTTCATGTGTGTTTTTGTCATTTAGGGTGAAATTGTAAATCCAAGATTGATGAATCCAGCCAACACTGATTTGGGTTTCATATATAGAATTCaagaacttaatttttttaaaaatatttttttacaggggttaaaaaataatttaaaatttttgaagttttttgcTCCTCaagaatttatataataaaaatttctcaagaatttttttttttgaaaaaaaaccccccaaaaaaagaggcaaatttcattgaaaaaagATCTGTTTTCACTGATGATCATTCATCAAGATTTATTTAATAGCTAATCCTTCATTGTTTGAAAAGATGAAGTTATAGTAATTAATCTTCAAcggttttaaagaaatttaaatgaaattttaaatttctctcaattaaattcattttattgaagaaaaaaattcaaacttctCAATGAAATTATCTTTCTACAAATTTTGATGTGTTTCAAgtacttttttcatatttatttaatttaaaatttttaattcaaatattgCCCCCCTAACATAAATTTCTCTCTCCATCCCAAAATCCAACTGTGGTGATTCCTTTATGGCAGATCTAGCCTTGTGGTTTGATCCATTTGATTAACTTTTTTATCACTTTATTATGGAGGATATTAGTTGTAGTCAATTTGCCTAAGTTTCTGTCTGGAAATGAAAACTTGGATCGGTGAACAGAAGAAAACATCTCGATATTGCATTTACTGTTTTATTGGTCTGAGCCACTTCATTTAGTTTGGTTTTGTTGGTTGCTATATATCTATAGCTCAATTTTCGGTTGTCAATCGATTTGGGTTTTCTATACTATGTGATTTAAGATGGATATTTCTAAAACCAATTGTTGAAGTTCATCTGGGGCAGGTCCAATCTTGTGGTGCAATCGTTTATCATATCATTAGGCATAAAGTTAGGTTACGGTTAACCTGCCagattttctttgttaaaaaaatgaaaacttggaTTTAGCTAATTTTGGTTAACTTTAGCATCATTTCTGGAAGATTTTGAGCTTCTTTTTGTGAGTGAATTAATTGGCTTTATACTTTTGGTCTGAAATTCAACTTTTGAGAACATCCAAATGTCCTAATTAAAACATTGGACTCTTTTTTTTCGACGATTTACTTTCCTGGGTTCTTCTCGTTTGTTGAAAGTTTCTGAagttatattcatatttttgtcGACCGAGTTTGATTTCAACTTAACATTTGGGCATCGTGTGCAGATTTGATTTTAGATGAATTTTTTCAATATGTGGTGGTATTTGAACTATGGTTTTAAGGCACAAAAATAAATTGTCATGGTTTTCTATGTTTGACCCTATTGTTACTCTATTATGCTCCATCAGCTCATTATGAAATTAGTGGAAAAAGGAATGTTTAATTTATTGTGAGAACAGCTCTGGTGGTTTATAGACTGTTGCTTGGAATAGTAATTAAGGGATCTGAAATCTGGATTACATTCCCCAAATActagtcctttttttttcccgGTTTTATTCACCATTATTTGCAGTTGTTTTATTAGAGTTAAAACTCAAACTAGTCGTGTGGGTACTGTGTTGCAATACCCAGAGAATGTAGCCTTCAAATTTGATTATTGTTGTATGAATGGACTGCGATTATAATTCAAAATCTTCAGAAGATGTGTCTTTTTGTAGGAGACAATAGCTTTAGCCAAAAGCAAGCTCAAGTGGGTGTTTTTCCCTTTgcatgaaaattgaaatcattccATTTGTTTTCGGTATTATTTGTAGGTAGGAATGAACATTACTTGGTCATCACTAAAATTGATGTCAAACCTCCCGAGTTCCCACAAAACCACTGCCCTGAAACTTAGATAAGAAAGACTTCATCAGCACTCTTAGTTATTGAATCCATGGAGTCTCGTAATTAGTTCACTTCCTAAATATATGTACATCTTGTTTAtggagtatttttgtttttcagatTATTAGGGAAAGTGGCGCTGGTCACTGGTGGAGCCACTGGAATTGGAGAGAGTATCGTGCGTCTATTCCTTAAGCAAGGTGCAAAAGTTTGTATTGTTGATGTGCAAGATGACCTTGGCCAGAAGCTCTGTGACACGCTTGGCGGTGACCCAAATGTAAGTTTTTTCCATTGTGATGTCACAATAGAGGATGATGTTTGCCATGCAGTCGACTTCACAGTTACTAAATTTGGCACACTTGACATTATGGTCAACAATGCTGGCATGGCAGGCCCACCTTGTTCTGATATTCGTAACGTGGAAGTATCAATGTTTGAGAAGGTATTTGATGTAAATGTAAAGGGTGTCTTCCTTGGAATGAAGCATGCGGCTCGTATCATGATCCCATTGAAGAAAGGAACAATCATATCCTTATGCAGTGTTTCGAGTGCCATAGCAGGTGTTGGCCCACATGCATACACAGGTTCTAAGTGTGCTGTTGCTGGCCTGACACAGAGTGTTGCCGCGGAGATGGGGGGACATGGGATACGAGTCAACTGCATTTCACCCTATGCAATTGCTACAGGCTTGGCTTTGGCTCACCTGCCTGAGGATGAGAGGACGGAGGATGCCATGGCTGGTTTCCGTGCTTTCGTAGGAAAAAATGCAAACTTGCAGGGGGTGGAATTGACAGTTGATGACGTTGCTCATGCTGCAGTCTTCTTAGCTAGCGACGAGGCGAGGTACATAAGCGGCCTTAATCTCATGCTTGATGGGGGCTTCTCCTGCACAAATCACTCGCTTCGGGTCTTCAGATGATGCCATTTGAAGGTAAGTTCTCTCATGAGCAGGATTGCAGCACAGGGGTTAAACATTTGCTTGAAATGTAAGATATATAAACCTTTCTCGTGAACAAGCATGCAGTGAGGCGTCTAATGACTATAATGACTATAGTCTGGTCAGTTGTAGGCAATATTTCTATTTGAATCTTATTGACAATATATTACTGATTGATAATCCTCTGCACATGGTACTTGTATGGTTGATTCCTTTCCAAGAACTAGATCATTGTATCTGTGTTTGGCAATTCTGCAGTGGAAATGAGACGAGTGTTTTCTCATGGCTTGTTTTGCTTTACCTTCACCCACCATATCGGGTCGATATGATATGACAAGGGTGCGGGTGTGGGATCTTGTTAGATATGACACCTAGATCCAAGACTCCAAACCCATGTAACATATAGAACAAATTTGGTAAGGGCATGGTTGGTGACTATTTTcgaatataatttatatattttttatttttaagagtaaAAGAcagtattaatttttataatgaaaaaatatatatgaatttatataatgtcttttaaaattatttaaaaatttagtttgaggtaatacaattttttaaatatttttatttaaaaaatcattttcaaaaatcattattGGTGATGAGGATGGACTAAGAAAGCACAAGTGGGGTTGGAAGAGATGGAGTGCAAGATAAATCATTGAATATCCCCTATTTGTTGAATGGACAAAGTTGCTACCTCGAGCAAAAGACTATAAATAAATCgttaagaatttttatattttaaataggatttatttttattttttattcttaaaataaaaagctaTCGTTTGgatatacttttttatttttaattttaaaaaatagaagaaaagaataattttttatataaaatatgataacttttatataaaaagtacaaaattgtttaatttattttataaaaatttttaaatttgaattagcaaattttttaaacaattttcaaattttattatttttttaaaataaatttcaaagatttcttatgttttatttatagtttatatcTATTACTTATTTGGATATCCtggtgattttaaaaataaaaagtaatagtaaattttatataatatatacattAACTCTTATGAGTTTATCTTAATTACctctaaaatatttaatttttcaattttttttaaagtagaaaataagaaataaaattttaattatttattcaaaaattattttttgggggggcaaaattgtctttttaaaaataattacagtTGCAAAAATCGGTTGGGGGTCCAAGCTTCCACTCCCCAAACCCTCCTCTtatccaccaccaccaccaccaccactcaCCATTAAAACCAGACACCCAATGCTCACTCTCCAATCCAAAACCCTCCCAAAACCCTAGCTTCCCTCCAACCTCGAAACCCATGTCTTCCCTTCTCCAATCTTCATGTCTCTCTTCTCTCATCAACCCCATTTCTTCCACCAAACCCTCCCTCTTCACCTCCACAACCCCCATCCTAAATCCCCAAATCAGACCCCTCAAAGTCTCCTTCTCTCAATCCCAATCCAATGCTGAATCTTCACCATCAAATTCACCAAATTCAGGGGAGGGTCCCCTAGAGGTCAAACCGGGCAGTTCTGACCCGGACAAGCTCTCATTTGCCAGAGCTAAGGAGTATAAGAAGACGACAAAGCAGGAAATGGATGGAAATCCAGGTTTAGGGTCTGAGGGAAATGGAAATGGGGGTGGTGAAGCTCAGGAGATGCCGGTTTCAGTGAAGATTGCGTTGGAAAAAGCAAAGGAGTATACGAAGAACAAGGGGGTTGTGGGTGATAGCAGGAGTGAAGCATTGTCAGGTATCGTTTGGGAAAatgtagaaattaaatttatttgtttcacatatctcttttggatttttttttttcaatatttgctTGATTC
Proteins encoded:
- the LOC100265470 gene encoding (+)-borneol dehydrogenase 2 gives rise to the protein MAATSIDNSPLPSQRLLGKVALVTGGATGIGESIVRLFLKQGAKVCIVDVQDDLGQKLCDTLGGDPNVSFFHCDVTIEDDVCHAVDFTVTKFGTLDIMVNNAGMAGPPCSDIRNVEVSMFEKVFDVNVKGVFLGMKHAARIMIPLKKGTIISLCSVSSAIAGVGPHAYTGSKCAVAGLTQSVAAEMGGHGIRVNCISPYAIATGLALAHLPEDERTEDAMAGFRAFVGKNANLQGVELTVDDVAHAAVFLASDEARYISGLNLMLDGGFSCTNHSLRVFR